The region TGAACGAACATCTACGTGAACACAAGAAAGACCACCACTCTCGTCGTGGTCTCATGAAGATGGTCGGGCAACGTCGTAACTTACTTGCTTATCTTCGTAACAATGACGTGTCTCGTTACCGTAACTTAATCAATAAGTTAGGTTTACGTCGATAGCATTGTATCAAAAGCGGGGAATTCATTTCCCGCTTTTTGTACGTTAAAAAAGGTGCATTTTATTCTTTGAAAAAAAAGGGAATAATAGGGTTAACGGTTAATAATACATATACCGTAATCAAAACAAAAAGATCTTCATTGAGAGGAGGCCATAAGAATGGAACAAGAAGTCAAACGCTATACAACCGAGTTAGCGGGTAGACCTTTAAGTTTCGAAATTGGCAAGCTAGCAAAGCAAGCCAACGGTGCTGTCATGGTTCGTTACGGCGACACCGTCGTTTTGTCCACAGCAACAGCATCCAGAGAACCAAAAGACCTGGATTTCTTTCCCCTAACCATTAACTACGAAGAGAGGTTATATGCAGTAGGTAAGATTCCAGGCGGATTTATTAAACGGGAAGGGCGACCCAGTGAGAAGGCCATTTTAGCAAGCCGTCTGATTGACCGTCCCATTCGTCCACTGTTTGCAGACGGGTTTAGAAATGAAGTTCATGTTGTCAGTACAGTCATGTCCGTAGACCAAGACTGTTCACCTGAAATGGCTGCCATGATGGGGTCTTCATTAGCATTAATGGTGTCTGATATACCTTTCAACGGCCCAATTTCAGGGGTGAACGTTGGACGAGTGGACAACCAGTTGATTATTAATCCCACACTTGACCAGCTAGAAAAAAGTGATATTCAGCTAACGGTTGCGGGTACCAAACAAGGGGTCAACATGGTTGAAGCCGGTGCGAATGAAGTACCAGAGGAAGTGATGCTCGACGCTATTATGTTTGGCCATGAAGAAATCAAGCGTATCGTAGCGTTTCAAGAGGAAATTGCCGCTGAAGTGGGCAAGGAAAAAATGGAAATTGAATTGTACCGAGTCGAAGAAGACGTTGAACAAGCGGTCACACAATTCGCTAAGGACGAGATGATTGAAGCCATCAGAATTGGAGAAAAGCAAGCCAGACAAGAAGCCATTGATGCCGTCAAAGAAAAAACCGTCGCTGAATTTGAAGAGGCGTACGCTGAAGATGAGAAGAAGATGAAGGATCTTCATATTACCCTTGATCGTATTATGAAGGAAGAGGTTCGTCGTCTCATCACGCATGACAAGGTTCGTCCTGATGGTCGCCAAATAGAAGAGATACGTCCAATCACTTCTGAAGTAGCCACATTACCACGTACACACGGTTCAGGTTTATTTACACGTGGACAAACCCAAGCTCTTAGCGTATGTACCTTAGGCGCACTTGGGGATGTACAGATACTAGACGGTCTCGGTGTAGAGGAGTCTAAGCGGTTCATGCATCATTATAACTTCCCTGCATACAGTGTCGGTGAAGCGAGAGCCCCAAGACCACCGGGAAGAAGAGAAATTGGTCATGGTGCTTTAGGCGAGCGTGCCCTTGAAAAAATCATTCCTTCAGAGGAAGACTTCCCATATACCATTCGACTCGTATCTGAAGTATTAGAGTCAAACGGTTCCACCTCACAAGCGAGTATTTGTGCCAGTGTTTTAGCGATGATGGACGCGGGTGTCCCGATTAAAGCACCAGTCGCCGGTATTGCTATGGGACTTGTCAAAGATGGTGAGCACGTCACGGT is a window of Caldalkalibacillus salinus DNA encoding:
- the rpsO gene encoding 30S ribosomal protein S15, with product MALTQERKNELINEFKVHDQDTGSPEVQIAILTEKINYLNEHLREHKKDHHSRRGLMKMVGQRRNLLAYLRNNDVSRYRNLINKLGLRR
- the pnp gene encoding polyribonucleotide nucleotidyltransferase; the encoded protein is MEQEVKRYTTELAGRPLSFEIGKLAKQANGAVMVRYGDTVVLSTATASREPKDLDFFPLTINYEERLYAVGKIPGGFIKREGRPSEKAILASRLIDRPIRPLFADGFRNEVHVVSTVMSVDQDCSPEMAAMMGSSLALMVSDIPFNGPISGVNVGRVDNQLIINPTLDQLEKSDIQLTVAGTKQGVNMVEAGANEVPEEVMLDAIMFGHEEIKRIVAFQEEIAAEVGKEKMEIELYRVEEDVEQAVTQFAKDEMIEAIRIGEKQARQEAIDAVKEKTVAEFEEAYAEDEKKMKDLHITLDRIMKEEVRRLITHDKVRPDGRQIEEIRPITSEVATLPRTHGSGLFTRGQTQALSVCTLGALGDVQILDGLGVEESKRFMHHYNFPAYSVGEARAPRPPGRREIGHGALGERALEKIIPSEEDFPYTIRLVSEVLESNGSTSQASICASVLAMMDAGVPIKAPVAGIAMGLVKDGEHVTVLSDIQGMEDHLGDMDFKVAGTEKGVTALQMDIKIDQLTREILEQALQQAKEGRMHILNKMLTAIPEPRKEMSPYAPKIRTMRINPDKIRDVIGPSGKVINKIIEETGVKVDIEQDGRVYIGSTDVDLIDKAQQMIEDIVREVEVGETYLGTVKRIEKFGAFIEIFNGKEGLCHISQFAEERIDKVENVVSIGDSIMVKVTEIDNQGRINLSRKAVLKEQKQAQKSNS